The Brassica oleracea var. oleracea cultivar TO1000 chromosome C7, BOL, whole genome shotgun sequence sequence GGCTTGTACTTCAATCGTGTCCCTGCCACAGGACAAAACCATATTAAGACCAGTGACCAATATAGACATAAACAATATCATCTACCTCTTTAGTTTTTTTCAATTAAGTGTTCAATTAAAGAACAGTGGAACTATCCTAAGATGGGCAACTCCGAATTGAAGTTTCATGAGCTGGGAACGAAGAAAGCAAGGATCTTTTAGAATCGGTGAAAAGGTGCTAACCTGTCTCGTTAACCTTAACGACGCGGTCATCGGAGACAGTCTCGAAGAGGCGGAGGAGAGACATCTCGTGACGTTGGAGGCCAGGAAATCACGAGGCGTGGAAGAAAGGGTCTAGAGAAGTAGCCTCTGCCTGAAGCGCTCTGGCTTCCCTTCTTCATTTGCTGGGAATCATCGCCGCCTTCAGCCATCCATGCAATTGCTTCGACTCTCTCTCTCTCTCTCTCTCTCTCTCTCTCTCTCTCTCTCTCTAAGAGATGAACGCCCAAAGGGCAACAGGTGCTTCAGAAAACCGTCTCTTGTAACCCCTAAATAAGAGACGTTCTTTTGCATTTAATCTAATTTCCTTTTTTTTTAATGGTAATAACCCTAAGAGACGGAGGCTGAAGACCGCGTTAATGATGCTCTAAGTGTATTGTTTTCTTTTCCAATTTTGGGTAGACAACATATTCACTTCTGACTTTGGCAAGATCTATACCATCCAAAGAGAGTATTTATATTTTTAAAATTACAAATGTCAGATAGTCTTTTTTTTTTGTCGACTTTCGGGCCACAATGGGCCGGTCCGATAGCCTTACATCTTCATAGAGGGGAAAGCTTCACTATAGAAGGCAAAGAGGGGTCGAACCCCTAACGCCAAGGTGGACAAGCCACTATACATGACCACTGGGCCATGCAACCTCGGCAATTGATATCTTGCATATTTACATTATTTTATCCATTTATTCATGTGCATTTTCATCGTATAGATTAGGATTTAGCCATGTCTAGGTTGCATTTTGCATACATATGTCTCTATTAGGTATTGGAGTACCACATGGAGTTCCTGGAGACATTTGGGTGCATTTGGAGTTCAAAGGAGGTGATTAGAGTGATCTTTGGACGAGCACTGCCTGGAGCGACTTCCCNNNNNNNNNNNNNNNNNNNNNNNNNNNNNNNNNNNNNNNNNNNNNNNNNNTGTGCACCACATCCCGGAGCGACTTTCCCAGAGCGACCGCACGAAGTCGCTCGCGTTTTCACGTCCGGAGACACACAGATTTGACCCTGGAGCGACCTTCCAGAGCGACGTGCCGAAGTTGCTCCTGATGTTCAGAGCGACCTGTTGGAGCGACACACCAAGGTCGCTCGCGTCCTCTCGTCTGGAGACACCAAAATCGGTCCTGGAGCGACTTCCCGGAGCGACACCTGCAAGTCGCTCCGCGTTATATCCCGGAGCGACCTGGCCAGAGCGACATAGAGAGGTCGCTCGCGTTTCTATCGCGAGACACCCCTCCCAGAGCGACTTCTTTGTAAGCCATTGGAGGCTGGATATCTTAGATCTTTGAAAAAACAACCAAAAACCTCTTGAAAAGTTCATCTCTTTTATTCATTTGATCATATGTTATCCTGTTGATTTCTAATCTATTATATGTATTTCTCTACATGATTAATCTGAAATCCAATATGGGTTTAAGAGGAATCATGNNNNNNNNNNNNNNNNNNNNNNNNNNNNNNNNNNNNNNNNNNNNNNNNNNNNNNNNNNNNNNNNNNNNNNNNNNNNNNNNNNNNNNNNNATTGCTAGTAGAGTATTCATAATGCATCTTCTGAGTTGGCCTCTCAAAAGTTGATTTTTAGGCATTTCCCACCCACAAGGTGTTTGATGAAATGTCTGTGACAACTCTCCTAAGCTTTTAACATACTTTACCAAAGACATTTGTTGTTAAAGGTGTTAAGATAGCCAATAGACTTGTTAGTAATGATTGCTTTCATATTATTCAACCAAAGACATTTGATGTTTGAAATATGTTAGTAAATGAACATTCATCTAGACATAGAGTTTGTTTAAGATTGTGTCTAAGCTTAAGGTTGATANNNNNNNNNNNNNNNNNNNNNNNNNNNNNNNNNNNNNNNNNNATTTGCCATCCTTAGTTCGAAACTTGATCACCCAAGGTCTAATTCCTATACCCATGAGTTCTCTTTTATCATAACCAAAGAAAGTCACTTCTTTTATTGTTTTATTATTTTGTTATTGCATTCTATTATTAGTAGTAGTTTAAAACCATCCAAATTATCGGTTGCACTTAGATTAAGTACGTACTTGCATTCTCGGTGCTTTGAAATCNNNNNNNNNNNNNNNNNNNNNNNNNNNNNNNNNNNNNNNNNNNNNNNNNNNNNNNNNNNNNNNNNNNNNNNNNNNNNNNNNNNNNNNNNNNNNNNNNNNNNNNNNNNNNNNNNNNNNNNNNNNNNNNNNNNNNNNNNNNNNNNNNNNNNNNNNNNNNNNNNNNNNNNNNNNNNNNNNNNNNNNNNNNNNNNNNNNNNNNNNNNNNNNNNNNNNNNNNNNNNNNNNNNNNNNNNNNNNNNNNNNNNNNNNNNNNNNNNNNNNNNNNNNNNNNNNNNNNNNNNNNNNNNNNNNNNNNNNNNNNNNNNNNNNNNNNNNNNNNNNNNNNNNNNNNNNNNNNNNNNNNNNNNNNNNNNNNNNNNNNNNNNNNNNNNNNNNNNNNNNNNNNNNNNNNNNNNNNNNNNNNNNNNNNNNNNNNNNNNNNNNNNNNNNNNNNGGCTACCAAGCTCAATGCCCTCACCATGGTTTCTCTAAGGAAAGCCTGTTGAGCACATTCTACAGGGGAGCTCTTCCTAAGTACAGAGCCAGATTGGATACAGTTAGCAATAGGTTCTTCTTGGAAAGAACTGAGGAAGATGCAGAGGAGCTGGTTGACAACATGGTAAAGAGTGACGCACTCTACAGTGGAGACCACGACAGAGGCAGTAGAACAGATGACAAGCAGACGAGGAAGGAGTTAAATGCTCTACAGGATAAGATAGACATACACCATTGTGAATCATAGCATAATATTGGAAATGTTTTGCATAAACCTCTCTACGAAGTACACTTCATTTTTGACGGCCTCTCTACGTAGTACACCACCTCAAATGAACATTATTGTATAAAATAACATTTTATTGGTTCTTGTCAATTTAAAAATTTGTAAATAATTTAACACAAATTTATGATTGATCCGGAAGTTTAATGTTCTCTTTGTTTTTCATTCGGTAATAACATCTACATTACACTAAATTATTAAATGTGAATTTCAATCTACCTAAGACCCGTATAAACAAAACTATGAAACAAACAATTTAAGTGGATACTTGTTGATATAAGTACGTATAATACAATCTATACATAGAACTAAAATATCTAGGAAGAACATGAAAAAGGAAAAGTGTTTCGTAAGCCAAGCTCCTCGCAGTTTCAAAGAAATGAGCCAGGGCTTCCTCTGAAGTCCCTACCAAGACACTGTGTCCTAGGTTTGAGTATATGCCGTGAAGATTGGTCCATCAATCTTCACGACTCTGACATAGAAAGACATTTTCTTTCAGTTTCTTGAATTAAATATAAAGAATTATTACGTTCAGCTCAACAAAGTAAACTATCCACCTATAAATCTCTTCAGTTAAAGCAGGAATCAGAGATAACAGGTTAGATGGATCAACATTTCCATGGACTCTTAAGTCTCTAACACTGCTCCCCAGTTGCCTCTTTCCATCAGCCATATCTACAGTCCAGTCAAGTCCAATAACATCCGCTGAAGAAGACCCCTGTTTCCATTTTATGTAGAAAATAATAGGCGTGTCTGAACATCTTCTCTTTTACAGTATGAATGATCTGGCAAACCAAATGAGAAAAAGGAAACGTTAAAACACCAAAAGAGAATCTTTCCAAGAACTCAAGATGGAAAGTACTTAAACTATACCTCTTTGATCCAAGGCTCCCACATCTCGGGAGTCAACTGTCCACCCCCATGAATCGAATATTTGAATGCAGTGAGCTACGTGCTCAACTTTTTACACAACGTACTCTGTGATGAATTTGGTTATATTAGATATTAGAGCTCTCAGTACATTTGGTGCAGTGTCCAAGGAGCTCCAACAAAACCCAATACCTTAGCATGTTCCTCGACATCTTGTCTCAGAATCTTGAGAGAGTCTCCAACGAACTGAAGTTTCTGAAGATCAATAGGATGAAATCTCTTTAAACATTCTTCAGGTCTGATGAGATACTGGATCACAGGGCCTTTAACTTCTTCGTTGTCAAACAGGAAACCGAAGGCAGGTATATGAGTGAGGATGCCAGAGAATACAAATGACATCGTCTGGTATGAACGGAAGCCAAGGCTGCAAAGAGATTACCACGATAAGATCAGTGTTGTCTCTGAAGGAAGGGTGTTTCTGAGCGAGCTTCTGGTAAACAACCGCATACTTTCCTGCTTCCCCTTTAGCAGTGCTAAGCAACAGCTGATCTGTTAATAATGTAAGAAAGGTTTCTATTAACTGAGGGTACAGATTCATCGATCTCTTTATGATCATTAGCATAATGACTTAAAAGCTGGAAACTTTGTCATCAATTTCACATTCCAAACAGAGAAAGAAGCACATTTCAAAAGTTTTGAAAAAATAAGAGAAGCAAACATCTTTAGAGAAATTGGACTGCAAGAGATACATACCAGAAGAGAAGGAAGAACAATCTACGATGAACTTCCAACTCCAAGCAGCGTTACTGAATCTTCTTGGGTGACAAATTAATCCACGTTTATGGGACTGGATCGAAACCCTTGACCCGATGAGTAACATGTCGACGACTGCAAGCACTATATACTAGAAAGAGAAGTCTCTGATTAGATTTGCAATAAAAATATAACTTAAATCGTTGTAGGTAACTGTTCTCATACCTGTTCACAATCATAAGCAGCAGCTCCAGCCCAATTAAACTTCCCATGTAGTTGTGTTTCTTGCTTTCATAAGATGTACTAAGCAGAAATGGAGCTCTAGTACAGCTAAAGCCAGTGAGAAAAAAATTGAGCCATTGCAGCCTCCCGGTGGATTTTTCGGAAATGGTCGCTATTGCTTGATGTGCTTCTAGGGTTTGCGTGGTTTCTGATTTAGCAGAGAAATCAATATGAGTTTATATAAGCTAAGAAACGAAGGAAGTCAAAACGCTTCCATGTCTTCGATTGAAAGAATAAATAAGGGGATTTAATGAGAATTAGCTGTTGGATGCTAGTGTTATTGTGGAAGAATGCTTGGGTTTGTTTCTTTCACGAAAACGCTAAATTGAAGTGGATGGTGACGTGGCTAAAGCTAATGTACTCATTGGCTGGAATTAACAATCCTACGTGGACACCCCTTATATGTTGAGCATATTTGGCTTTTATTACGGTAAGATTGATTAAAAGCTCAGTTACGAGTTCAGTCGAATTTTAAATAGTCTGGAATATAAAACAGTGACCTCTCGTAGATAACATGGGCTTCGATATCTTCATCTAAAATGGGCTTGGTGTTTTCTAGCCCAAATATTGCGAGCTAGAGAGACCAGCATGAATTTTTCTAATACTTGGTGGCTTTTTTCGTCGTACCGTGTGTATTAATTAGTCAACTATTTATCAGTCAAACTAAAAATTATTTGCATGCCATAACTTTTGTATTAAGCTGCAACATAATAAAAACACTAAACATTTAAAGGTGATTTCTATTATATAAGAAAAACAGAGAATAATAATTAGTTTGCTAAATAATTGTTAGAGCATATAAACACTTATGGTAAGTGGATAACTCCTTTTGAATAGAACTCTACACGTACTTACGTATTCCTCAGTCTCTGCAGCTATATATACCTCTAAATGATACAAAACAACATATTCAAACAAACACTTCTCGCAGAAAAAAAACATTAGAAATCTCTAGCTTCCTTTTCTCCTTGTTTCTTTTTCATCGTCATGATGTATTCACTTCTCAATGAAACAAGAAACTGTCAAGTGTGCAAGAAATCATTTCCAAATGGGAGAGCTTTAGGAGGTCACATGAGGTCTCACAGTCGGAAAATTTCGGCATCAAACGCAAAATCAGCAACTGGCTCGACCGTCCCAACATTGAAGACACCCACCAAACTCGCAGCAAATATCAGACCTAATGAAACAGTTTTGATGAGATCTGTCCACACAAGTGAAGTTGGTCGGGAACCAGATCTAAAGAGAGAAGAAGGTGGACAACAAATAAAAGGCAAGAGAAAGTTCGTCGTGGATGTAGATGAGTGTCCGAGTTCTTTAACAGCGGTTGAAGAAGGTGCTTTGTGTCTTGTAGCAATGTCTAAGGGACAGAGACCAGCAAATTCTCAGAATTGGAATGCTATTGACCGCTTGTTAGCAACTCCAAATGAAAAAGAAGAATATACTCGAAAGTCCATCGATATAGATTCTGCTGATGATGACAAAGAAGACAAAGATAAGTATGTTGCTTCAAATGTGAGAGTCTTAACAGAAGATATCGATGAAAATGAAGATGAGGATGATGACGATGAAACATATTTAGTTGAGAAGGAGAATCAGTGTAAGAAAAAATTTACGTGTGATATATGTGGAAAAGTTTTGCATTCGTATCAGGCATTAGGTGGTCATCGAACGAGTCACAAGACCAAACGATTGAAGATTTGTGACAAGAATGGTCAAGCCATGGTTCGACATTACAAATGTGAAATATGTGGCAGAGTGTTTGAATCCGGTCAAGCACTTGGTGGTCACAAGAAGGTTCATTATGTGTTTCTATAACCAAGTAACTAGGTTCGGTTATGTTTGGTTAGTGACTTCAGCTGAGTAGCATAGAATAAAGGGTGGCATTTGGGTGATTAATAGATTTGGATGAAAGATAATCAAAATGTGTTCTCTATTTTTATGTTGTTGTCCCTTTTAGTTTATTAACAAAACTCTGGTTTAAGTTTAAGTTTTCTTTTCTGTTTTCTCAGTTGTTGTATCCCTTTGGTTTATTTATCATATATTAACAAAAGTTTGGTTCAAAGTTATGTTTTATTCCT is a genomic window containing:
- the LOC106303254 gene encoding zinc finger protein ZAT1, with product MYSLLNETRNCQVCKKSFPNGRALGGHMRSHSRKISASNAKSATGSTVPTLKTPTKLAANIRPNETVLMRSVHTSEVGREPDLKREEGGQQIKGKRKFVVDVDECPSSLTAVEEGALCLVAMSKGQRPANSQNWNAIDRLLATPNEKEEYTRKSIDIDSADDDKEDKDKYVASNVRVLTEDIDENEDEDDDDETYLVEKENQCKKKFTCDICGKVLHSYQALGGHRTSHKTKRLKICDKNGQAMVRHYKCEICGRVFESGQALGGHKKVHYVFL